Proteins from a genomic interval of Rhizobium etli CFN 42:
- a CDS encoding RrF2 family transcriptional regulator yields the protein MILKSQVEWALHCCAILAGLPEGRYLSTKALAELHGLPKEYLSKALQSLSQASLVDTTLGPSGGYRLARSPSEINFLDIVEAVEGKARSFTCTNIRENNPCRPAGYCDSKPCAVARVMWEADEAWRNTLRAVRLSDLVGTLSEEVPADIWQGTFQWVLQRAG from the coding sequence GCCAGGTCGAGTGGGCGCTGCATTGCTGCGCCATTCTCGCGGGCCTGCCCGAGGGCAGGTATCTCTCCACCAAGGCGCTCGCCGAGCTTCATGGTCTGCCGAAGGAATATCTCTCCAAGGCGCTGCAAAGCCTTTCACAAGCTTCGCTCGTCGATACCACGCTCGGCCCGAGCGGCGGCTACAGGCTTGCGAGATCCCCGTCCGAGATCAACTTCCTTGATATTGTCGAGGCGGTGGAGGGAAAGGCGCGCAGCTTCACCTGCACGAATATCCGGGAGAACAATCCGTGCCGGCCGGCAGGCTATTGCGACAGCAAGCCTTGCGCGGTTGCGCGCGTCATGTGGGAAGCCGACGAGGCTTGGCGAAATACGCTGAGAGCCGTCCGGCTCTCCGATCTCGTCGGCACCTTGTCCGAGGAGGTGCCGGCCGACATCTGGCAAGGCACGTTCCAATGGGTCCTCCAGCGCGCCGGCTGA